Proteins encoded by one window of Primulina huaijiensis isolate GDHJ02 chromosome 1, ASM1229523v2, whole genome shotgun sequence:
- the LOC140979413 gene encoding protein MALE DISCOVERER 2-like — translation MVRREMDVSWTVYGTQLASLAFFVLLLEIHGCWSLDSEGLALLQFRAKVEFDPFGVLTNWNPDDCDPCMWSGVHCLDGKVFTLDLNGHDLKGVLGPELGSLTNLRFLGLSKNRFSGTVPHEFGRLMDLEILDLRHNNLTGTIPAELGGLHKLRSLLLCDNKFEGSIPVEIGKLSLLTDVQFDENLTIDASGIGCINRKIGLCMWQSVAKHLHESDSFQLQIKGTIIRYLNQFPLFKFRSERLDHADDSCDDLTSSCKSGVVHNFKGQENNIRRRLAEQPSNLAAIPPNIGTPAFLDPGITLPSRSSGSFPAIPNRKKLSPPPTSSPTVRQEHAPSDPINPSAVSQSTNKKSSTDGKFETSFKLLIGISCAVFLLMVVVALFFICKSRAARNIGPWKTGLSGQLQKAFITGVPKLNRAELETACEDFSNIIITYEGSAIIYKGTLSSGVEIAVVSTVIQSLKDWSKHSELAFRKKIDSSSRVNHKNFVNLIGYCEEDEPFTRMMVFEYAPNGRLFEHLHVEEVEHLDWNTRMRVIMGTAYCLQYMHDLKPPIVHYNLNSSEILLTDDYAAKIADISFWAELVAKSMNHDENETEHSLLPPPADVGTNIQSFGILLLEIISGKLPHSEEQGHLENWAAQYLNDKKTISYLIDPTLKAFKDEELNVVCEVIQSCIQQDSRERPCMKELIQKLRQAIDISPEAATPRLSPLWWAELEILSAEAA, via the exons ATGGTTCGACGAGAGATGGATGTTAGTTGGACTGTTTATGGGACTCAATTGGCATCTTTAGCGTTTTTTGTTCTTCTTTTGGAAATTCATGGATGTTGGTCCCTCGATTCTGAAG GATTAGCATTGTTGCAATTTCGAGCAAAGGTGGAGTTTGACCCGTTTGGAGTTTTGACAAATTGGAATCCTGATGACTGTGACCCGTGCATGTGGTCAGGCGTTCATTGTCTCGATGGGAAAGTGTTTACATT AGATCTCAATGGGCATGACTTGAAGGGCGTGTTGGGACCAGAGCTTGGAAGTCTTACTAATTTAAGATTTCT TGGCCTATCCAAGAACCGTTTCTCTGGCACAGTCCCGCATGAGTTTGGAAGGCTTATGGATCTCGAAATTTTGGACTTGAGGCATAATAACTTGACTGGAACCATTCCTGCAGAATTAGGAGGGTTACATAAACTAAGAAGCTT GTTGTTATGTGATAATAAATTTGAAGGAAGCATTCCTGTGGAGATTGGGAAGCTTAGTTTGCTTACTGATGTACAATTTGACGAAAACCTTACAATTGATGCTTCTGGAATTGGATGTATTAACAGAAAAATCGGGCTCTG CATGTGGCAGAGTGTTGCAAAACACTTGCATGAATCAGATTCCTTCCAGCTACAAATTAAAGGGACCATTATACGTTACCTCAATCAGTTCCCACT GTTCAAGTTCAGAAGCGAGCGGCTCGATCATGCTGATGACAGTTGTGACGATCTAACAA GTTCATGTAAGTCAGGTGTAGTCCATAATTTCAAGGGCCAGGAAAATAATATACGTCGAAGACTAGCCGAACAGCCAAGTAATCTTGCTGCTATTCCACCCAATATTGGAACACCAGCCTTTTTGGACCCAGGCATTACTCTCCCGAGCAGAAGTAGTGGGTCGTTTCCAGCTATTCCAAATAGGAAGAAACTTTCTCCTCCTCCCACATCCTCACCAACTGTACGTCAAGAACACGCGCCGTCCGACCCAATTAATCCTAGTGCTGTTAGTCAATCAACCAACAAAAAGTCTTCAACTGATGGAAAATTCGAAACTTCATTTAAGCTTCTGATTGGAATTTCATGCGCTGTTTTTTTGCTCATGGTGGTTGTGGCCTTATTTTTCATCTGCAAAAGCAGAGCAGCAAGAAATATTGGTCCTTGGAAGACTGGATTGAGTGGGCAATTGCAGAAAGCTTTCATTACAG gGGTCCCTAAGCTGAACAGAGCTGAGCTTGAAACTGCATGTGAAGATTTCAGCAACATCATTATTACTTATGAAGGAAGCGCAATTATATATAAGGGTACACTCTCCAGTGGGGTGGAAATTGCTGTTGTTTCGACTGTTATACAATCTTTAAAAGACTGGTCGAAGCATTCAGAATTGGCATTCAGAAAGAAG ATCGATAGCTCGTCACGAGTGAACCACAAGAATTTCGTTAATCTAATCGGGTACTGTGAGGAGGACGAACCCTTTACTAGAATGATGGTCTTCGAGTATGCTCCAAATGGCAGGCTTTTCGAGCATCTGCATG TTGAAGAAGTAGAACACCTCGACTGGAATACGAGGATGCGAGTAATCATGGGGACTGCGTATTGCCTTCAGTACATGCACGACCTCAAACCACCAATAGTTCATTACAACCTGAATTCGAGTGAAATACTTTTGACAGATGATTATGCAGCTAAA ATTGCCGATATCAGTTTCTGGGCAGAACTTGTAGCCAAGTCGATGAACCATGACGAAAATGAAACGGAGCATTCCCTACTGCCACCACCTGCCGATGTGGGAACAAACATACAAAGTTTTGGAATCTTATTGCTCGAAATAATATCTGGGAAGCTCCCTCACTCTGAAGAGCAAGGACATCTTGAAAACTGG GCTGCTCAATACTTGAACGACAAGAAAACAATCAGCTACTTGATCGATCCAACCCTGAAGGCATTCAAAGATGAGGAGCTCAATGTCGTGTGCGAAGTAATACAAAGCTGCATCCAACAAGATTCGAGGGAACGACCTTGTATGAAAGAACTGATTCAGAAACTGCGACAAGCAATCGATATATCACCGGAAGCAGCAACTCCAAGGCTTTCTCCTCTTTGGTGGGCTGAGCTTGAGATTTTATCTGCAGAAGCAGCTTGA
- the LOC140979503 gene encoding protein DOG1-like 4: MSIQVANKFSDYYEKWMRQLEDDLKILLLVSRDRHQETGYEAIVNKFTAHHKELYMIKWALAHEDVLAFFNPVWLSPLENAYLWITGWKPSMAFRLVDTLRKAERQSAGSLHGMTDDQLKMVEDLRVKIGVEEERVEREMERQQVSVADRKMVELVKLEIQAKKNGGVEAVEKVNELVELALKGMLEGLEKVMKMADCVRLKTLKGVLDVLTPRQCVDLLAAMSMLQIQTRKWGIKKESLVMCDDRW; encoded by the coding sequence ATGAGTATCCAGGTTGCAAATAAGTTCTCAGATTACTACGAGAAATGGATGCGCCAACTTGAAGATGACCTAAAAATTCTTCTTCTGGTGTCGAGGGACCGTCATCAAGAAACAGGTTATGAAGCTATAGTGAATAAATTTACGGCACACCACAAGGAACTCTACATGATCAAATGGGCGCTGGCTCACGAAGATGTACTGGCTTTCTTCAATCCAGTTTGGTTGAGCCCACTTGAGAATGCATATCTATGGATCACCGGGTGGAAGCCTTCGATGGCTTTTCGTTTAGTTGACACTCTACGTAAGGCGGAGCGACAGTCTGCGGGGAGTTTACATGGGATGACGGATGATCAGTTAAAGATGGTCGAGGATTTAAGGGTTAAGATCGGGGTGGAGGAAGAGAGGGTGGAAAGGGAGATGGAGAGGCAGCAGGTTTCGGTGGCAGACAGGAAGATGGTGGAGCTGGTGAAGCTAGAGATTCAGGCCAAGAAGAATGGTGGCGTGGAGGCAGTGGAAAAGGTGAATGAGTTGGTGGAGTTAGCGCTGAAAGGGATGCTGGAGGGGCTGGAAAAGGTGATGAAAATGGCTGATTGCGTGAGGCTGAAGACACTGAAAGGGGTTTTGGACGTGTTGACCCCGAGGCAGTGCGTAGATCTTTTGGCTGCTATGTCCATGCTTCAGATCCAGACGAGGAAATGGGGGATAAAGAAGGAGAGTTTAGTTATGTGCGATGATAGGTGGTAG